The sequence GAGGGACAGCCCTGCCCCCTGCTGGCCCTCCCGAAGGCGACATTCCCACTGTGGGCCCCCCCGACAGCCTCAAAGTGCCCGACGCTAagtccaactgagccccacagttTTTCAAAAAGTCCATTCCCAGTATACAGGGGTCCTGCACCGCTGCTACCCACACCGGACACCCCATAGTTCTCCCCCCCACAGTCACAGATAGCTGACACTTCCCTAACATGGGGGCTAGCCCCCCCGTGACAGTCCGTAGCTGGACAAGGGTCGGCTCCACCCGCACCCCAACAGGTAGTATGTCTGgtctcaccagggttactgtagAGCCCGTGTCGACCAGGGCCAAACATTCCACCCCCTCTACCTTGACGATGACATTGCAGAAGTCCCCAACGGTGGTACGTCCCACCACAACTACCGGACTAGGAAACACGGCGGCAGCTACACCCTGGGGGAGCAGGTCCCCACCCTCTTGTCTGCGCTGCTGGGTACCTCCTTTGCTTACAGTGGGTTCGGGGGCGGGGGGTTGGGCCCGCGCTGCCCCCTGCGCGAGAACCCGTTGTCGTTTCCCTGGTGACAGGGGAATCTGCCACACTCCCGCTGAATGTGGCCAGGttggccacaaccccagcagacaaTAGGAGTTGAGCTGACACTGCGACGTTGCCTGGAGCCCCTCTCCATGACAAGCGAAGCAGTCTTGACTAGCCCGCCCAACTCGTCAACCCACTCTGGTTTTGTGACCCCTGGCACCCCAGCCACCGCTGCTCTCACCTCTGGTTGACTGGCGACTTCcactctcactccctcaccccagaTCAGCTCCCTCTTCCTGGCTATCTCCACTGCAGCCCGCAGAGATGGTGGGTCCGCCATCTGAACATGCTTACCCAGTTCGGTGGAAGAGAGCGCTCTAATAAAACTGTCCCGTGCCAGCTCGTCTTGCACCCCAATCGGCATAGTTGCATAAGCCCGCCTGGTCAGGCTCAGAATACCACTTGCCAACGCCTTTAATGATTCCCCCTGAAGTCTCTTTTTGTTACACAGTTCAATCCGCAGCATGTTGGGCTGCGCGTCGCTGCCGAAACGGCCCCCCAATGCCTCCACTAGCGCACCGTAGTCGCCCCTCTCGTCCGGGGCTAGCGTTAGCAGGCATTCCGACGCCTCCTCTGCCAGGCTCAGGGCAAGCTGTAACGCTTTCGTCTCGTCAGACCACCTCCCGGCTCTAGCCAACAACTCGAATTGAGTGAAAAAAACTTCCCATTTACCTTGTCCATTGAACTTTGGTAGTTTAGCCGCTACCGTGGCTAATGGCAATAGGTCGCTGCCATCTCTGTTTACATAAGCAGGCCCAGCCATTTCCGCACCCGGTGACGTCGATATCCCCGTCGCCGTGACGTCTGCTCTCGAGCGGTGTGAAGGAAAACCCGCCAGTTCTGCCATCTTGCTGACTGACAATTTAACTCCCGCCAGGTGGCTCTTCAGCTTTCCTACGGCAGTCGCCGCCTGACCCTCCCGACCGGGTACCCCCGAGCCCACAACGGACACTTTGTCCGACTCTTCCTTAATTTTCCGCCTCGCCCCAAGCATCATGACCGTAGATGCGAGTCACGCTAAAGCCAACCCGGCCTATACTGAACAGCTAACTCGCCTAGTCTCTATCCCGTAGTTCGaaagcacttctgacaccaatgtaatgacccggctgggtcataaagggaaaagagacggactctaggtgtgcaggtcagaacacaggtttattcctaaactgggctattgttccGGCCACAGCCCACGCCGTTAAATGCCGAACATACACAATGTTACCCtgtcgagttaagggtcactctcatatgaacagatcaaggccccgaacagaaaagaaagaaagatgatacagtaatccctatttatgcatttccaaatcccgcgggattacccatcatacccccccaacctttccatctgtcctgacatatttaacccctgctagtagccatgagaaccataacacacccacaaacacagaacacaataccgggtcgttacaaTATCATAGATGGATCCATAGCTCtgcctatgaatttgagagtggttccatttctccagccccatccttcaGCTTTTCTACTGATACAGAGGCTGGGAGATGGCTTTGTTATTGTTAACTGCTGATGAAATCTTGAACTGGAACAACCCTCATAACTTTTTTCATTGCTTCATATAACTGATGATTGAATCTAGTATGTCTGAGTATTCAACCATGTCTTTGTTTCATAGATGTCTGGCAGGTCGTTCAAGGAACAACCCTGGAAGACTGAAGGGGGTTGTGTCGTGTACTGTAAGTGGAAGACCCACCATCCCACTATCATTCGGAGGAAGCAGCGAGCCACAGGGAGGACTTACGATGTGGCCAACAAGAAGAACGAAATGGCCTGTGTGCAGAACATGTAAGAAATCTTCTACATGGACCCATGGGAGTTTCCACCCACTGCCCCCAATGCTAACAAGACTGACAAGGCTGGTTCAAAAGACAATGACTACTTCACAGAGGTGTGAAATGTCAGTAGTCAATGTCAGTTGCCTTAAGGGTTGATTGTCTCATCATCGTGATATGCTTGGTGTCACAAATATTTGAATGTATTCCACCTCCGGTCCGCTGTTTTTCAGTTGTCAAAAGACCACAATACAATGACGGAGGTGCTCTTTGGAAGAAATTTGAGACTAAATCTAGCCTTGACCCTGTGGCGAAGAAATGTTGGAGAACTGCTTACATATTTTTTAAGGTACAGTAGAACTTGTAAAGATTGAAATATCTGAGGCTTTATTGGTCCAGGGATTTGATTCTATAATAGCATAGCCCTTTTGTCCTACAGGATCAAAGACACTTGTAAGTAATAACAAAAAGGTACATTTCTAATGTTTTTTTCCTAGTAAAAAACAATGATTACAATTTAAGTTTAATGCCATTTATGTATTATTTATCTAATCTTTCCCCGATAGTCTTGACGATGAGTCAGAGTCATCCAGTGTTTCAATTGGCTGTTGTGTTGACCTTTTCCCTCTAGTGAAAAAGGTCCTCACTAGTCCATATGAAGAGTGAGTACCACTGTTAATGACACACTATCCATTACAAATTCTTGACAATCCAACCAAACTGATACCATGTTGTCTTGCAGCTACCTGGTAGTTGGTTAACGATGGGTACAATCAGTGTTGAAACATTGGTGGCCAAAGCTCTCAACAAGTCGAGGTACTAACGCTCAATCTATGGATGGGTAGGTTTTAACAGAAAATATATGGCAATCTAtcgtaactttggtaatttatacttgaataacttttaaaaaatgtattcatatacAGTATTCATTTATTAtgtctgtgtccatattgtccatgagtttagTAGATAGACCATACAtagttcaagagaaaatagcctaattaatgaaaaaaagcatctaatcaacaatgacATTATTTTCAATCAattctgcaactcttccaacatttactttttccaaactgccaccagtttgatgCCAAAACAGTTCctagtaatataccctccctttgcaacacTATTTAAAATACATGATCATTTGAATATAAGTACAAATAGTGTTTGTGATGTATGTGACCTTCGTTCTTGTTTTTCAGGCTATAGACTCTTACCTGTTTCAGTTGCCATGCTTGCAATGGTGGCCCATGTCAAGCTCAAGTCCTGATGACTTTGTTTCCAAATTCCCATTGTGAAACAACTCATAAGAACAAAATGGACTTGTGACTCAATGAACTGCACTACTTGAAGTTTTATGCTTGGAAAACATAACCTGGTTCATTTGAGGGCTGCTAAAGAGTGTCTATCTGACTCAGAGAGACACTCCAGACAATGATCGTGCCTTATTCTTTTTAATGACACAGTGCAGTCAAACAggatttccctgtgttttatatactgtatatttccacactatgaggttggaataataatgtgaaattgtgaaaattataataatgcccttttagtgtaagagctgtttgaaaagactgacTGAAATTTCTGACTGTTTTAGTGGGATGGGGTTTTGGTCTTCCATGGTACtatcaccatgcggtaaattagttaatagaccaatgagAAAAATAATTCCAAACATCTCTGCCAATGACAGCTAATTTCCACTCCAACCACTCCAGCAAAGTTCTTGATGAAAgcaattgctctttgctaagaagctatttttgtttctttttgaccattttaattgaaaacagtcACAGTAAAGTACTTAGTTGTTACCCATaagtgatttgatattgagataaaaatggctgcattggatcTTTAAAGCATTTTCATTTAATTAGAATTTGATATGACCACAATGCTATCATGATTTCACCTCAATGGCACAACATTAATCCAAAGGATGAAAGTGCATAGAACTGTCTGGTTACAGTAGTGAACCATTTGAAGTTGTATTTAGTTCATTAAAATGGTACTTAAACTTGTTTTATTGTAAACAAATAAATGATTTAGATATAAAAATGTCAGCCATAAAATGttatcctgtgtggctcagttgttagaacatggcacttgcaacaaacatagcacttgcaatgccagggttgtgggtttgattcccatgtgggaccagtatgaaaaaaagtttgaaaattgataaaaaatctaatcaaatcaaattgtattagtcacatgcgccgaatacaacgggtgtagaccttacagtgaaatgcttacttatgagcccctaactgacaatgcagttaaaaaaatatggataagaataagagataaaagtaacaagtaattaaagaccagcagtaaaaaataacaatatatatagtttaaataaaaaaaatagctgTAAAATAGCTATTTGCATAACAGGGACATGGTGATACAGTATGTGTGAGGATGGGGGAACACATTTAGGGGATGCCAGTTCTAAAAGTTGTCTTGTTTGTTGTTCCACTTGATCAGCTAAAACAAACTGACATTGCAACACCAAGACAAAGGTTACAATCGCTTCTTCCCAGCAGTGGAGGAAGTGTTCGGAAGGTGAGATATTAGGCAACCATCCCACCTGACACAGATAAGTTGAAGGTTGCTTTAACCCATGGTGTTTCCTATTGTGACGTGAAGCTGAGGCTGAAGTCCAGTCGTGACTGGCCTGTAGAGGCTGTGTGGAAGGGACTGCACCGCAGTGGACTGGTTGGCAGCCTGGGTGGCCttgtttgctctctctctctctctctctctctctctctctctctctctctctctctctctctctttctctctctctctctctctctctatccatataGTGCTATCAAAGTACAATGTGTGTATAACGGTTTATGGTCACAGagcgcagcacacacacacacacagtggaacaGTAACAGTGAAGGTAAGTGTTCATTCTTTACAACATTTCAGTAAGATTCATTGTTCTTAAAGTACCTGTTCTAGACATTGTATTCAAAAATGACAGATTTTTGTCCATGTATGAACTTGTCAAATACATGTATCTCTTGAATGGGCGTAACACAATTGTTAGAGAAATTGCATTACCACTCTGTATGTATGGTCAATTGAATCCACATGTCTGTTTACCCTGAAGGAACTTCCCGTTAGAAGATGCAGAGTTTTGGGACATGGACAGTGGCAGTAGCAGCAGCACTGGTGATCAGTCTGATGGGAGTACACACTAAACACCTGGTAGCTGAGAACACCCATCTCCTGACCTCTGAAGAGCACAAGATGGTCCTCAACCAGGGAATGAAAGGTATGGAGGACATTACTGTATTATTATTAATGGAATGTAATTACCAACATAATGTAGAAATGGATTCTACAGTAGGATTTATGGCTGTTTCTGTAGCTGTCATGTGTCATTTCAGTGGGATTTAATTTGGGCATCAAATTGTATTAATAGCCCTACGTGTGGTGCTTGAAGTATCATATCTTTGCTGATAGACAAACCCGTTTGTTTTGAGTCTGTAATTCTGGAGGTAGTTCAAATGCAAAAGCCTAGACCGAATTACTTACTGACCCTTCTACACTTCATACTTGACAACAGTGTTTCTATAAACTTCTTTCACGTTTCTTACCTGCTGCTGAGAACAGTAGTGTATTGTAGTGACACACTTTTGTCAGACTTAACAGCAGAGATGCTACGTTAGAGCATCACGGTTTGACTACGCTTGTCATGGACACGGTGAAATCCCATAGATTATGAAACTGCTAACAGTCATGAAGATTAGCCCATTGATGATAAGACAGGGAGTGGCAGGTTAATCATCGTGGTCCGTCATCATACAATACCTTGAATAGGTGTACACAATGATTAGAAAAATAAATCCAGATTATCTGCTTTGATTTACTCAACTTGAACTCATGTTACTCTTCAACTCTTTGTGCAATTTGCGTATTGTGGGTGTTAATTCAGTTTGTTGCTATTTCACCCTTCAGAGTACCCCAGGGACTGCTATGAGATGTTGATGGGTTCAGGGGGTCAGGCCAGAGATGGAGTGTACTTGATTCAGCCAGCTGACTACCCCATCCTGGCCTACTGTTTCATGCAAGATGGTGGTTGGACCGTAGTGCAGCACATCACAGTTAACAGCAGCGTGGACTTCGACCGCACCTGGGTCGAATACAAGCAGGGTTTCGGGGTACTGAATGGTGACCACTGGCTGGGGAACGAACACCTCCACCATCTCACCCGAGGGCCAGGACGCTACAAGCTGGGGGTCAAGCTGGTGGACAAAGATGCCGTCGCCAAGATTGGCGAGTATGACCCTTTCATGGTGGAGGACGAGCGGTCTGGGTTCAGGCTGCGTCTTGGTCTGTTCCAGGGCTCTGCCTTAGACGCTCTCACACAGGACACAGAGAACTACCTGCATGACAACCAGAGGTTTACCACCAAGGACCGAGACAACGACAACTACTTCCAAAACTGTGCTAAGCTGCAGTTCCAGGGTGTGGCGGGAGGGGGCTGGTGGTACGACGCCTGTGCTGGGGCCAACCTCAACCGCAGGAACGTGATCTACTGGCAGAAGGACTGCAACAAAGAGCACCTGTGTAAATACGCCTGGATGATGGTAAAGCCCTCAGACACAGTAAAGGTGGTCCACACTGGGGACTGTAAGAAGGATGAACTGTGAGTCTTGTCTGGAGATTAGGTTGATCCATACCATCTGTGGTTATTCTAATGCAGTGGTTCTCAAAACATTGTTTACGTAATAGAGACAATAGTTCAACACATTTAATTTAGAAATACATAGAGACATATGATCACAAAATGCTGGAAAGAAAACAGTTCAGTATCAACTGATTTGTCACGCATTTTTTGTaagtaataaaaaaaatctatagtTATTTTGGGGACTTCATACACTTACatctccccctctacctttccCCCAAAATTGCAAGTGCAGTTTTCTGTCTAAATGATCACAGACCACATTTTGTGGTCATTATATCATAGCTTATTACACATGTAAAACCACTTCTGCTGTATTTATTTACTCACTCACCTAATATCACTGAACGAATGTGTTGGTTGTTGGCACAAAAAACAAGATATACTGGATCAAAATAAGATTCA is a genomic window of Salvelinus namaycush isolate Seneca chromosome 15, SaNama_1.0, whole genome shotgun sequence containing:
- the LOC120060232 gene encoding fibrinogen-like protein 1-like protein; the encoded protein is MQSFGTWTVAVAAALVISLMGVHTKHLVAENTHLLTSEEHKMVLNQGMKEYPRDCYEMLMGSGGQARDGVYLIQPADYPILAYCFMQDGGWTVVQHITVNSSVDFDRTWVEYKQGFGVLNGDHWLGNEHLHHLTRGPGRYKLGVKLVDKDAVAKIGEYDPFMVEDERSGFRLRLGLFQGSALDALTQDTENYLHDNQRFTTKDRDNDNYFQNCAKLQFQGVAGGGWWYDACAGANLNRRNVIYWQKDCNKEHLCKYAWMMVKPSDTVKVVHTGDCKKDEL
- the LOC120059970 gene encoding KATNB1-like protein 1 translates to MDPWEFPPTAPNANKTDKAGSKDNDYFTELSKDHNTMTEVLFGRNLRLNLALTLWRRNVGELLTYFLSLDDESESSSVSIGCCVDLFPLVKKVLTSPYEE